A part of Pseudomonas sp. HR96 genomic DNA contains:
- the fucP gene encoding L-fucose:H+ symporter permease: protein MNKPALQHTPDGFYLNRTPWFAFILLCCIFALWAAAASMNDVLIAHFKKAFLLSDFQTAFVQSAFYLGYFFVAIPAALVVRRFSYKTTILIGLLLYLFGCTLFFPAASTAKYGMFLMALFVIAAGLSFLETACNTYSTLMGPRETGTRRLNISQTFHPFGAMTGVYVGSFVMFKDTDATREQLTRMSASDAAVQQLQMIQSTLLPYKWMIAVLVLMFILIAITRFPACKGNRQASEKRASIGESLGRLRRNPRFCFGVLAQFLYVGAQVGVWSFTIRLAMQMGGMNERSASWFLLTTFAAYFVGKMVANLLMRRMHPARVLALYSVLSIVLLAYTILVPNISAVYAAVGVSIFLGPCWPTIYGLTIDGLGEDTGVGGSLLVMSIVGGGVLPIFQGLLSDASGGNMQIAYSVPLLCFVVILAYAVRCMRQPQARALAGAAVAAQ from the coding sequence ATGAACAAGCCTGCGTTGCAACACACCCCGGACGGGTTCTACCTGAACCGCACGCCCTGGTTCGCCTTCATCCTGCTGTGCTGCATCTTCGCCCTGTGGGCGGCGGCGGCGAGCATGAATGACGTGCTCATCGCCCACTTCAAGAAAGCCTTCCTGCTCAGTGATTTCCAGACCGCCTTCGTGCAGTCGGCGTTCTACCTGGGCTACTTCTTCGTGGCCATCCCGGCCGCGCTGGTGGTCCGCCGCTTCAGCTACAAGACCACCATCCTGATCGGCCTGTTGCTGTACCTGTTCGGGTGCACGCTGTTCTTCCCCGCAGCCTCCACCGCCAAGTACGGGATGTTCCTGATGGCGCTGTTCGTCATCGCTGCCGGCCTGTCGTTTCTGGAAACGGCTTGCAACACCTACTCGACGCTGATGGGGCCACGGGAAACTGGGACGCGGCGCCTGAATATCTCGCAGACCTTCCACCCGTTCGGCGCCATGACGGGTGTGTACGTCGGCAGCTTCGTGATGTTCAAGGACACCGACGCCACCCGAGAGCAGTTGACCCGGATGAGCGCCAGCGATGCGGCGGTGCAGCAGTTGCAGATGATCCAGTCGACCCTGCTGCCGTACAAATGGATGATCGCGGTGCTGGTGCTGATGTTCATCCTGATCGCCATCACCCGCTTCCCGGCGTGCAAAGGCAACCGCCAGGCCAGCGAAAAGCGCGCCAGCATCGGCGAGAGCCTTGGCCGCCTGCGGCGCAACCCGCGGTTCTGCTTCGGCGTGCTGGCGCAGTTTCTGTATGTAGGCGCGCAGGTCGGCGTATGGAGCTTCACCATTCGCCTGGCCATGCAGATGGGCGGCATGAACGAGCGCAGCGCCTCGTGGTTCCTGTTGACCACCTTTGCCGCCTACTTCGTCGGCAAGATGGTCGCCAACCTGCTGATGCGCAGGATGCATCCGGCGCGGGTGCTGGCCTTGTACAGCGTGCTGAGCATCGTGCTGCTGGCCTATACCATCCTGGTGCCGAACATTTCCGCCGTGTATGCCGCGGTGGGCGTAAGCATTTTCCTCGGGCCCTGCTGGCCGACCATCTACGGCCTGACCATCGATGGCCTGGGTGAAGACACCGGGGTGGGTGGCTCGCTGCTGGTGATGAGCATTGTCGGCGGCGGCGTGCTGCCGATCTTCCAAGGCCTGCTCAGCGATGCCAGTGGGGGCAACATGCAGATCGCCTACAGCGTGCCGCTGCTGTGCTTCGTGGTCATCCTGGCCTATGCCGTGCGCTGCATGCGTCAGCCACAGGCGCGGGCGCTGGCGGGCGCCGCGGTGGCCGCGCAATGA
- the rbsK gene encoding ribokinase encodes MSRIAVIGSNMVDLITYIERMPAQGETLEAPRFAMGCGGKGANQAAAAALLGADVLMISKVGDDAFADTTLANFRRLGIDSRFVERVPGVSSGVAPIFVQADSHNSILIVKGANAHLTGADIDRAEPLLRECRLIVLQLEIEPATVYHAIEFAHRHTIPVLLNPAPAVAALSREHLALLDFLIPNESELALLSGQPVASPEAAARAARSLVAEGVRHVIVTLGEQGALYVGEQGEWHVPGQRVQALDTTGAGDAFIGCFAHHWSEDGDIRRAMQQAVAYSACSVTGLGTQSSYPDAQTFARFKLAHSA; translated from the coding sequence ATGAGCAGGATCGCAGTCATCGGCAGCAACATGGTCGACTTGATTACCTATATCGAGCGCATGCCCGCCCAGGGCGAAACCCTCGAAGCGCCCCGTTTCGCCATGGGCTGCGGCGGCAAGGGCGCCAATCAGGCGGCCGCGGCTGCGTTGCTCGGCGCCGACGTGCTGATGATCAGCAAGGTCGGCGACGACGCCTTCGCCGACACCACGCTGGCCAACTTTCGCCGCCTGGGCATCGACAGCCGCTTCGTCGAGCGCGTGCCGGGCGTGTCCAGCGGCGTAGCGCCGATCTTCGTGCAGGCCGACTCGCACAACAGCATTCTCATCGTCAAAGGCGCCAATGCCCACTTGACTGGCGCCGATATCGACCGCGCCGAGCCGTTGCTGCGCGAATGCCGGCTGATCGTGCTGCAGTTGGAAATCGAACCTGCCACGGTCTACCACGCCATCGAATTCGCCCATCGCCACACCATCCCGGTGCTGCTCAACCCGGCTCCGGCGGTGGCGGCCCTGAGCCGCGAGCATCTGGCCCTGCTGGACTTCCTGATTCCCAACGAGAGCGAGCTGGCGCTGCTCAGCGGCCAGCCAGTGGCGTCGCCCGAAGCGGCGGCTCGGGCCGCGCGCAGCCTGGTCGCCGAAGGCGTGCGCCACGTCATCGTTACCCTGGGCGAGCAGGGCGCCTTGTATGTTGGCGAGCAGGGCGAGTGGCACGTGCCGGGCCAGCGCGTCCAAGCGCTTGACACCACGGGCGCCGGAGACGCCTTCATCGGTTGCTTCGCCCATCACTGGAGCGAGGACGGCGACATCCGCCGGGCCATGCAGCAAGCGGTGGCCTATTCCGCCTGCTCGGTCACCGGGCTTGGCACGCAATCTTCCTACCCGGATGCGCAAACCTTTGCGCGGTTCAAGCTGGCTCACTCGGCCTGA
- a CDS encoding DUF1003 domain-containing protein codes for MSTAPKVTDHLRFHQNYKHLTSTFGTDTFALKAEAFARFFGTPTFLGAQTLVVVLWVVANVTGLVQFDVYPFILLNLAFSLQSAYAAPLILLAQTRQAARDKAQTEADAQHREDLAQANAQRQEAAAATSTQLLALLEQNTRLTELTQQLTQRVEALTVEMHERFMAVPRSGQ; via the coding sequence ATGTCCACCGCACCGAAAGTCACCGACCATCTGCGCTTTCATCAGAACTACAAGCACCTGACCAGCACCTTTGGCACCGACACCTTCGCCCTCAAGGCCGAAGCCTTCGCGCGCTTCTTCGGCACGCCGACCTTTCTGGGCGCGCAGACCCTGGTGGTGGTGCTGTGGGTGGTGGCCAATGTCACCGGGCTGGTGCAGTTCGACGTCTATCCGTTCATCCTGCTCAACCTGGCGTTCAGCCTGCAGTCGGCCTACGCGGCGCCGCTGATCCTGCTGGCGCAGACGCGCCAGGCGGCGCGCGACAAGGCGCAAACCGAAGCCGATGCCCAGCACCGCGAGGACCTGGCCCAGGCCAATGCCCAGCGTCAGGAAGCGGCCGCCGCCACCAGCACACAACTGCTGGCCCTGCTGGAGCAGAACACTCGGTTGACGGAATTGACCCAGCAACTGACCCAGCGCGTCGAAGCGCTGACCGTGGAGATGCACGAACGCTTCATGGCAGTGCCGCGCAGCGGCCAATAA
- the aroQ gene encoding type II 3-dehydroquinate dehydratase: protein MAHTILVLNGPNLNMLGKREPTIYGHETLADVEQLCVEVGSGHGFAVQCLQTNHEGVMIDRIHAARGTVAGIVINPGAWTHTSVAIHDALAAAEVPVLEVHISNVHKREAFRHHSYVSLVAVGVIAGFGTHGYKLAIDHFAKLLKTA from the coding sequence TTGGCTCACACGATTCTGGTGCTCAACGGCCCCAACCTGAACATGCTCGGCAAGCGCGAGCCGACCATCTACGGCCACGAAACCCTGGCCGACGTCGAGCAGCTGTGCGTCGAAGTGGGCAGCGGCCATGGCTTTGCGGTGCAATGCCTGCAGACCAACCATGAAGGCGTGATGATCGATCGCATCCACGCCGCGCGCGGCACGGTGGCCGGCATCGTCATCAACCCCGGCGCCTGGACCCACACCTCGGTGGCCATCCACGACGCCCTGGCCGCCGCCGAAGTCCCGGTGCTGGAGGTGCACATCTCCAACGTGCACAAGCGCGAAGCCTTCCGCCATCACTCCTATGTGTCGCTGGTGGCCGTCGGCGTGATCGCCGGGTTCGGCACCCATGGCTACAAGCTGGCGATCGACCATTTTGCCAAGTTGCTGAAGACTGCCTGA
- the deoR gene encoding DNA-binding transcriptional repressor DeoR codes for MDAKKTDRIKLIQQALQDQKAIHLREMAALLEVSEMTLRRDLGRHPEQLRLLGGYITRAHDDPEPGDYRVSEQDARHVEEKRRIGKLAAAFIQPGDTVFFDCGTTIPFVVDFIPDDLEFTAVCNSLNVLLKLQQKPQCSIILCGGTFHRKNQVFESHAEASILDGVRLSWAFVSAAGVSLDFGVTCFNFHEVEVKQKVIRQARQSMLLADHSKFDAVRTAHFGALGDFHCVVSDKKIPRAYRDAILAGGAQLVV; via the coding sequence GTGGACGCCAAGAAAACCGATCGAATCAAGCTCATCCAGCAGGCTCTGCAAGATCAGAAGGCCATTCATCTACGGGAAATGGCCGCGCTGCTCGAAGTGTCGGAAATGACCCTGCGCCGCGACCTCGGTCGGCACCCCGAACAGCTGCGCCTGCTCGGTGGCTACATTACCCGCGCCCATGACGACCCCGAGCCGGGTGACTACCGCGTCAGCGAGCAGGACGCCCGCCATGTCGAGGAAAAACGCCGCATCGGCAAGCTCGCGGCAGCCTTCATCCAGCCCGGCGACACGGTGTTTTTCGACTGTGGCACGACCATCCCGTTCGTGGTCGACTTCATTCCCGACGACCTCGAGTTCACCGCAGTGTGCAACTCCCTGAACGTACTGCTCAAGCTGCAGCAGAAGCCGCAGTGCAGCATCATCCTCTGTGGCGGTACCTTTCACCGCAAGAACCAGGTGTTCGAGAGCCATGCCGAGGCGAGCATTCTCGACGGTGTGCGACTGAGCTGGGCGTTCGTCTCGGCAGCCGGGGTAAGCCTGGATTTCGGCGTCACCTGCTTCAACTTCCACGAGGTGGAGGTCAAGCAGAAGGTCATCCGCCAGGCCCGGCAATCCATGCTGCTGGCCGACCACTCCAAGTTCGACGCGGTGCGCACCGCGCACTTCGGCGCCTTGGGCGACTTTCATTGCGTGGTCAGCGACAAGAAGATCCCGCGCGCCTACCGCGACGCCATCCTGGCCGGTGGCGCACAGCTGGTGGTCTAG
- a CDS encoding DUF1850 domain-containing protein: MIGVCLGLAGVIWAQLPEAEFTLGWQHSVEKLRWEEDYQVQGRQLLLARARVEGSGAGMEIPADARWSRGRWHYAPGLHLDVLRLARSPAAGDYQICQTGVCHDLAHWLGPPSEQSPALELWVCDLG; the protein is encoded by the coding sequence ATGATCGGCGTGTGCCTGGGCCTGGCTGGGGTGATCTGGGCGCAGCTGCCGGAGGCCGAGTTCACTCTCGGCTGGCAGCACAGCGTCGAGAAGCTGCGCTGGGAGGAGGATTACCAGGTGCAGGGCCGGCAGCTGCTGCTGGCCCGGGCGCGGGTCGAAGGCAGCGGGGCGGGGATGGAAATTCCTGCCGATGCCCGCTGGTCCCGCGGGCGCTGGCACTATGCGCCAGGGTTGCACCTGGATGTGCTGCGCCTGGCACGCAGCCCGGCAGCCGGTGACTACCAGATCTGCCAGACGGGCGTCTGCCATGATTTGGCGCATTGGCTGGGGCCGCCGAGCGAGCAGAGCCCGGCGCTGGAACTCTGGGTCTGCGACCTCGGCTGA
- a CDS encoding enoyl-CoA hydratase/isomerase family protein: protein MSEEGQGSTEHPTTVGEGHVLSEVRNRIGHLTLNRPAGLNALTLDMVRTLRRCLDAWADDPHIQAVLLSGNGERAFCAGGDIRSLYDSYQAGDSLHTDFFVEEYALDLALHNYRKPVVVLMDGLTLGGGMGLAQAADLRIVTERSRLAMPEVGIGYFPDVGGSYFLPRLPGELGIYLGVTGVQIEAADALYCGLANWFVDSDRLATLHERLARIVWTDYPLKDLQSVLARLGVQVLPEPPLDKLRQPIDHYFALPDIASMIEQLHTVAIGDSQPWARATAQLMRGRSPLAMSVTLEMLRRGRQMSLDECFDMELQLDRQWFAHGDFIEGVRALLIDKDKSPRWNPPTVQELKPERVDAFFAWEA, encoded by the coding sequence ATGTCCGAAGAAGGCCAAGGTTCCACCGAGCATCCGACCACCGTGGGCGAAGGTCATGTGCTCAGTGAGGTACGCAACCGCATCGGCCATCTGACGCTCAATCGCCCGGCCGGCCTGAACGCCTTGACCCTCGACATGGTGCGCACGCTGCGCAGGTGCCTGGATGCCTGGGCCGACGACCCCCACATCCAGGCCGTGCTGCTCAGCGGCAACGGTGAGCGGGCCTTCTGCGCCGGCGGCGACATTCGCTCGCTGTACGACAGCTACCAGGCCGGCGACAGCCTGCACACCGACTTCTTCGTCGAGGAGTACGCCCTGGACCTTGCCCTGCACAACTACCGCAAGCCGGTGGTGGTGCTGATGGACGGCCTGACCCTGGGCGGTGGCATGGGCCTGGCGCAGGCGGCGGACCTGCGCATCGTCACCGAGCGCAGTCGCCTGGCGATGCCCGAGGTGGGCATCGGCTACTTCCCGGATGTCGGCGGCAGCTACTTCCTGCCGCGCCTGCCCGGGGAGCTGGGCATCTACCTGGGCGTGACCGGGGTGCAGATCGAGGCCGCCGACGCCTTGTACTGCGGCCTGGCCAACTGGTTCGTCGACTCCGATCGGCTGGCCACCCTGCACGAGCGGCTGGCGCGGATCGTCTGGACCGATTACCCGCTCAAGGACCTGCAAAGCGTGCTCGCCCGCCTCGGCGTGCAGGTGCTGCCCGAGCCACCGCTGGACAAACTGCGCCAGCCCATCGACCACTATTTCGCCCTGCCGGACATCGCCAGCATGATCGAGCAGTTGCACACCGTGGCCATCGGCGACAGCCAGCCCTGGGCGCGCGCCACCGCGCAGCTGATGCGCGGGCGCTCGCCCCTGGCCATGTCGGTGACCCTGGAGATGCTGCGCCGCGGCCGGCAGATGTCGCTGGACGAATGTTTCGATATGGAGCTGCAACTGGATCGCCAATGGTTTGCCCATGGCGACTTCATCGAGGGGGTGCGCGCCCTGCTGATCGACAAGGACAAGAGCCCACGCTGGAACCCACCGACCGTGCAGGAATTGAAGCCGGAACGGGTCGATGCGTTCTTCGCCTGGGAAGCCTGA
- a CDS encoding aldose 1-epimerase family protein, protein MSGAGGDSLRIPLYPQDFGQAPRVVLESAHFSVRAWTYPSGVKALSLENARGRLVVLPWQGQMIWAAEFDGCNLTMHNMFSQPRPSATVIGTYGCFMFHSGLLRNGCPAPEDDHPLHGEMPCAPMDSAWLQAGEDEQGAWLRLGGDYEYVQGFGDHYRASPSVTLRAASGLFEIALQVVNLAGKPMDLMYMAHMNYAYVPGGSMSQPLGCARTRVRSSVPAHVRPTPAWSAYMEELTADPEGLQVLDSPQLYDPEIVCFFDQVRSDADGQAHFLLEHPDGAAFYTRYSPQQFEHAARWVLHNADQQVAAFVLPATCEPEGYRAEQAKGNVHSLAPGASARFNLSTGYLSPSERRTLEAALA, encoded by the coding sequence ATGAGCGGGGCAGGCGGCGACTCGCTGCGCATCCCGTTGTACCCGCAGGACTTCGGCCAGGCGCCGCGCGTCGTGCTGGAATCAGCGCACTTCAGCGTGCGCGCCTGGACCTACCCCAGCGGGGTCAAGGCGCTGTCGCTGGAAAACGCCCGCGGCCGGTTGGTGGTGCTGCCCTGGCAAGGGCAAATGATCTGGGCCGCCGAGTTCGATGGCTGCAACCTGACCATGCACAACATGTTCAGCCAGCCGCGGCCCAGCGCCACGGTCATCGGCACCTACGGCTGCTTCATGTTCCACAGCGGTTTGCTGCGCAACGGCTGCCCGGCGCCCGAAGACGATCACCCGCTGCACGGCGAGATGCCCTGCGCGCCCATGGACAGCGCCTGGCTGCAGGCCGGCGAAGACGAGCAGGGCGCCTGGCTGCGCCTGGGTGGCGATTACGAGTATGTGCAGGGTTTCGGCGATCACTACCGGGCCAGTCCCAGTGTGACGCTGCGCGCGGCCAGCGGGCTGTTCGAGATCGCCCTGCAGGTGGTCAACCTGGCTGGCAAACCCATGGACCTGATGTACATGGCGCACATGAACTACGCCTACGTCCCAGGCGGGAGCATGAGCCAGCCATTGGGCTGCGCCCGCACCCGGGTGCGCAGCAGCGTGCCGGCCCATGTGCGCCCGACCCCGGCCTGGAGCGCCTATATGGAAGAACTCACCGCCGACCCCGAGGGGCTGCAGGTGCTTGATTCGCCGCAGTTGTACGACCCGGAAATCGTCTGCTTCTTCGACCAGGTACGCAGCGACGCCGACGGCCAGGCGCATTTTCTGCTCGAGCACCCGGACGGCGCAGCCTTCTATACCCGCTACAGCCCGCAGCAGTTCGAGCATGCCGCGCGCTGGGTGCTACACAACGCCGATCAGCAGGTGGCGGCGTTCGTCCTGCCAGCCACCTGCGAGCCGGAGGGCTACCGCGCCGAGCAGGCCAAGGGAAACGTGCACAGCCTGGCCCCTGGAGCCAGCGCCCGGTTCAACCTGAGCACCGGCTACCTCAGCCCCAGCGAGCGCCGCACGCTTGAGGCGGCCCTGGCCTAG
- a CDS encoding TRAP transporter permease: MSQAQITATESPPWTRTLFAVAIAFSLFQIVTAAFHPLSSQVLRAVHVGFLLLMVYLALPAPGQRPLARVASWMLAAAALVTAGYQWVYEGELIQRSGDLTEADMAVGLVLCVLVFEAARRLMGLALPSICALFLAYALLGQHLPGDLAHRGYDLDQLVNQLAFGTEGFYGTPTYVSATYIFLFILFGAFLEQAGMIKLFTDFAMGLFGHKVGGPAKVSVVSSALMGTITGSGVANVVTTGQFTIPLMKRFGYGAGFAGGVEATASMGSQLMPPVMGAVAFIMAETLNVPFVEVAKAALLPALLYFASVFWMVHLEARRAGLSGLPKAQCPDPWAAVRQRWYLLIPLGILVYLLFSGHTPLFAGTVGLALTAIVVLGSAVALRVSAFKLRCAFWVALGLLCTAFFQLGIAVVFAVIAGLIGLCAWHKGSHATLRLCLQALVEGARHVVPVGVACALVGVIIGVVSLTGVASSFAGFILAIGEQSLFLSLLLTMLTCLVLGMGIPTIPNYIITSSIAAPALLELGVPMLVSHMFVFYFGILADLTPPVALACFAAAPIAKERGLKISLWAVRIALAGFVVPFMAVYEPALMLQGGGVLAVLYVLLKAALAIGLWGAVFTGYLLQPLRRWERLLGLLVGVSLVVALPWSDALGFVLAALLIAQHFWRARGQARVPA; the protein is encoded by the coding sequence ATGAGCCAAGCGCAGATCACCGCCACCGAGTCACCGCCATGGACGCGAACGCTGTTCGCGGTGGCCATTGCCTTCTCCCTGTTCCAGATCGTCACCGCAGCTTTTCATCCCCTTTCCAGCCAGGTGCTGCGGGCGGTGCACGTCGGCTTTCTGTTGCTGATGGTGTACCTGGCGCTGCCGGCCCCCGGGCAACGTCCGCTGGCGCGTGTCGCTAGCTGGATGCTGGCTGCGGCCGCACTGGTGACCGCCGGTTACCAATGGGTGTATGAGGGCGAACTGATCCAGCGCTCCGGTGACCTGACCGAGGCCGACATGGCCGTCGGCCTGGTCCTGTGCGTGCTGGTGTTCGAAGCGGCGCGGCGCCTGATGGGGCTGGCGCTGCCCAGCATCTGCGCGCTGTTCCTGGCCTACGCACTGCTCGGGCAGCACCTGCCCGGCGACCTCGCCCATCGCGGGTACGATCTCGATCAACTGGTCAACCAGCTGGCCTTCGGTACCGAAGGCTTTTACGGCACACCGACCTACGTTTCAGCGACCTACATTTTCCTGTTCATTCTGTTCGGCGCGTTTCTCGAGCAGGCCGGCATGATCAAGCTGTTCACCGACTTTGCCATGGGCCTGTTCGGGCATAAGGTCGGCGGCCCGGCCAAGGTTTCGGTGGTGTCCTCGGCGCTGATGGGCACCATCACCGGTTCCGGGGTGGCCAACGTGGTCACCACCGGCCAGTTCACCATCCCGTTGATGAAGCGCTTCGGTTATGGCGCCGGCTTTGCCGGCGGGGTCGAGGCTACGGCGAGCATGGGCAGCCAGCTGATGCCGCCGGTGATGGGCGCCGTGGCGTTCATCATGGCCGAAACCCTCAACGTGCCTTTCGTCGAGGTGGCCAAGGCGGCGCTGTTGCCGGCCTTGCTGTACTTCGCTTCGGTGTTCTGGATGGTGCACCTGGAGGCTCGCCGGGCCGGTCTCAGCGGCCTGCCCAAGGCGCAGTGCCCCGACCCCTGGGCGGCGGTGCGCCAGCGCTGGTACCTGCTGATTCCGCTGGGCATCCTCGTCTACCTGCTGTTTTCCGGGCACACGCCGCTGTTCGCCGGCACCGTTGGCCTGGCGCTGACCGCCATCGTCGTGCTCGGCTCGGCGGTGGCCCTGAGGGTCTCGGCGTTCAAGCTGCGCTGCGCCTTCTGGGTTGCCCTGGGCCTGCTGTGCACGGCGTTCTTCCAGCTGGGCATCGCGGTGGTGTTTGCGGTGATCGCTGGCCTGATCGGCCTGTGCGCCTGGCACAAGGGCTCCCACGCGACCCTGCGCCTATGCCTGCAGGCCCTGGTCGAAGGCGCACGCCATGTGGTGCCGGTGGGCGTCGCCTGTGCATTGGTGGGGGTGATCATCGGCGTGGTGTCGCTGACCGGCGTGGCTTCGTCGTTTGCCGGCTTCATCCTGGCCATTGGCGAGCAGAGCCTGTTCCTTTCGCTGCTGCTGACCATGCTCACCTGCCTGGTGCTGGGCATGGGCATCCCGACCATTCCCAACTACATCATCACCAGCTCGATCGCCGCCCCGGCGTTGTTGGAACTGGGCGTGCCGATGCTGGTGTCGCACATGTTCGTGTTCTATTTCGGCATCCTCGCCGACCTCACGCCACCGGTGGCGCTGGCCTGCTTCGCAGCTGCGCCGATCGCCAAGGAGAGGGGCCTGAAGATTAGCCTGTGGGCGGTACGCATCGCGTTGGCCGGGTTTGTCGTGCCGTTCATGGCGGTGTACGAGCCGGCGCTGATGCTGCAGGGCGGCGGGGTGCTGGCGGTGCTGTATGTGCTGCTCAAGGCGGCACTGGCCATCGGCCTGTGGGGCGCCGTGTTCACCGGCTATCTGCTGCAGCCGTTACGCCGCTGGGAGCGGCTGCTCGGCCTGCTGGTCGGCGTTAGCCTGGTGGTGGCACTGCCCTGGAGCGACGCGCTGGGCTTCGTTCTGGCGGCGCTGCTGATCGCCCAGCACTTCTGGCGTGCGCGAGGCCAGGCACGAGTGCCAGCATGA
- a CDS encoding mechanosensitive ion channel family protein gives MILALLAGLFSIDLHASAAAPAASTAPAPKEVLVQGGLLGALTSGIDDVQDKLNLDQHVIEFWRLRTDRAADEVDTLVNQHDARSVLSLAGDFALLSACWIITFVILHGLGRLIHTRLSRRRPLRNRPRANAVLGYLLRWTAPALISLPVTLGVSHQLDPSVARALALCFAYATGSGIFSTSLIQCFVTLFNSGHKHAAVRILRRTTPIPLFGIGFLAALSDALDSPQIARQLGGNITASVAVITGLIATLIFAILVLRVRRPVAHLIRNRDLPARLHHRAVQETLRIFSAVWYLPILLMILVSMVHLIGAGEGSQQALQSALLITVLLVGTVFLSTLLQHLFRPPMADAARLRPYKELLRSLSHALLRIVMAVAFIELLGRIWGVSILAFAAKNTLGRAISDSLSSIGMVLLVTWLLWVVLDTAIQEALKPAVGRRASREPSTRVKTILPMLRNAIKIVLVVICAITTMANLGINVAPLLAGAGVVGLAIGFGSQQLVQDVITGLFILIEDTIAIGDWVVLDSGHAGTVESLTIRTLRLRDGKGFVHSVPFGQIKAVTNQSRQFAYAFFSVQFTYETDIDTALQLIRDAGQSITDDILLKQNLQGPLQVFGVDRMDLNGIVLTAQFRTISGGQYGVSRAFNERLKKLVDQHDNVSFAQYYPQAQLGRPEAVA, from the coding sequence ATCATTCTCGCCCTCCTCGCCGGCCTGTTCAGCATCGACCTCCATGCCTCCGCCGCCGCACCAGCCGCCAGCACCGCGCCTGCGCCCAAGGAAGTGCTGGTCCAGGGTGGCCTGCTCGGCGCCCTCACCTCGGGCATCGACGACGTGCAGGACAAGCTCAACCTGGACCAGCATGTCATCGAGTTCTGGCGCCTGCGCACCGATCGCGCGGCAGACGAGGTCGATACCCTGGTCAACCAGCATGACGCCCGCTCGGTGCTCAGCCTGGCCGGCGATTTCGCCCTGCTCTCGGCCTGCTGGATCATCACCTTCGTCATCCTGCACGGCCTCGGCCGGCTGATCCACACGCGCCTGAGCCGACGCCGGCCACTGCGCAACCGGCCGCGGGCCAATGCGGTGCTGGGCTACCTGCTGCGCTGGACCGCCCCGGCGCTGATCAGCCTGCCGGTGACCCTGGGGGTCAGCCACCAACTCGACCCTTCGGTGGCCCGCGCGCTGGCGCTGTGCTTCGCCTACGCCACCGGCAGCGGGATCTTCTCCACTTCGCTGATCCAATGCTTCGTCACCCTGTTCAACAGCGGCCACAAGCACGCCGCCGTGCGCATCCTGCGCCGCACCACGCCGATTCCACTGTTCGGCATCGGCTTTCTGGCCGCCCTGAGCGACGCCCTCGACAGCCCGCAGATCGCTCGCCAGCTGGGCGGTAACATCACCGCCAGTGTGGCCGTGATCACCGGCCTGATCGCCACCCTGATATTCGCCATCCTGGTGCTGCGCGTGCGGCGCCCGGTGGCCCACCTGATCCGCAATCGCGACCTGCCGGCGCGCCTGCATCACCGCGCCGTGCAGGAAACCCTGCGGATTTTCTCGGCGGTCTGGTACCTGCCGATCCTGCTGATGATCCTGGTGTCGATGGTGCATTTGATCGGCGCCGGCGAAGGCAGTCAGCAGGCCCTGCAGAGCGCCCTGCTGATCACCGTGCTGCTGGTCGGCACGGTGTTCCTGAGCACCCTCCTGCAGCACCTGTTCCGCCCGCCGATGGCCGACGCCGCGCGCCTGCGGCCCTACAAGGAGCTGCTGCGCAGCCTCAGCCACGCCCTGCTGCGGATCGTCATGGCTGTTGCGTTCATTGAACTGCTGGGGCGCATCTGGGGCGTGTCGATACTCGCCTTTGCGGCGAAGAACACCCTGGGCCGGGCGATCAGCGATTCGCTGAGCAGCATCGGCATGGTCCTGCTGGTGACCTGGCTGCTCTGGGTGGTGCTCGACACGGCCATTCAGGAAGCGCTCAAGCCCGCCGTCGGCAGGCGCGCCTCCCGTGAGCCGAGCACTCGGGTCAAGACCATCCTGCCGATGCTGCGCAACGCCATCAAGATCGTGCTGGTGGTGATCTGCGCCATCACCACCATGGCCAACCTGGGCATCAACGTCGCGCCGCTGCTGGCCGGTGCCGGTGTGGTCGGCCTGGCGATCGGCTTCGGCTCGCAGCAACTGGTGCAGGACGTCATCACCGGCCTGTTCATCCTGATCGAAGACACCATCGCCATCGGCGACTGGGTGGTGCTCGATTCCGGCCACGCCGGCACCGTGGAAAGCCTGACCATCCGCACCCTGCGCCTGCGCGACGGCAAGGGTTTCGTGCATTCAGTGCCGTTCGGCCAGATCAAGGCGGTGACCAACCAATCGCGGCAGTTCGCCTATGCATTCTTCTCGGTGCAGTTCACCTACGAGACCGACATCGACACCGCGCTGCAGCTGATTCGCGACGCCGGCCAGTCGATTACCGACGACATCCTGCTCAAGCAGAACCTGCAAGGTCCGCTGCAGGTGTTCGGGGTCGACCGGATGGACCTCAACGGCATCGTCCTGACGGCGCAGTTCCGCACCATTTCCGGCGGTCAGTACGGCGTCAGTCGGGCGTTCAACGAGCGCTTGAAGAAGCTGGTGGACCAGCACGACAACGTCAGCTTCGCGCAATACTACCCGCAGGCGCAGCTGGGCCGGCCGGAAGCCGTCGCCTAG